GATCGAGCGGGTGTTCGACGAGGCGCGCCGGGCGATCGATGCTGAGCTGGACGACCGGTAGCGTGCGGGTCGGGCGGGCATGGCCGGTATTGCGGTAAAATACCCGGTTGTTTCCGTGCCGCCTGGCCTGTACCCGAATTCCATGTCCGTTCCGTCCTCGCTTTCCCCTCGCCGTGTATCGGTCGCGCCAATGCTCGACTGGACGGACCGCCATTGCCGTTCGTTCCACCGCACGCTGACGCGCAATACGTGGCTGTATACGGAGATGATCACGACGGGTGCGCTGCTGTTCGGCGATGCCCAGCGGCATCTCGCGTTCACGCCGAGCGAATCGCCGGTCGCGCTGCAACTGGGCGGCAGCGAGCGGGACGACCTCGCGCGCGCGGCGAAACTCGGCGAGCAGTGGGGCTACGACGAAATCAACCTGAATTGCGGGTGTCCGTCCGAGCGCGTGCAGCGCGGCGCGTTCGGTGCGTGTCTGATGAACGAGCCGCAGCTCGTCGCCGAATGTGTGCGGGCGATGCGCGATGCGGTGTCGGTGCCGGTGACGGTCAAGCATCGGATCGGTGTCGATGCGGTCGAGGATTACGCGTTCGTGCGCGACTTCGTCGGCACGGTGGCCGAGGCTGGTTGCGAAACGTTCGTCGTGCATGCCCGCAACGCGATCCTGAAGGGGCTGTCGCCGAAGGAGAATCGCGAGATCCCGCCGCTCAAATACGACTATGCGTATCGGTTGAAGCGCGATTTTCCGTCGCTGGAGATCGTGATCAACGGCGGTATCACGACGCTCGACGAAGTCGCGCAGCATCTCGAGCACGTCGACGGCGTGATGCTCGGGCGCGAGGCGTATCACAACCCGTACGTGCTGGCGGAGGTCGATGCGCGCTTCTACGGGTCGACCGCAGCGGTGCCGACGCGCGAAGAGGCCGAAGCGCAACTGATCGAATACTGCGCGGCTGAACTGAAGCGCGGAACCTACCTCGGCGCGATCGTGCGGCACGCGCTCGGGCTGTATCGCGGCATGCCTGGTGCGCGCGGCTGGCGTCGCGTGCTGTCCGACAACAAGAGGCTCGCACGCGGCGATCTGGCCGTGTTCGACGAGGCCCGCGCGCATCTGAACGAAGCCGAAGAATTTTTTGAAAAAAAGGCTTTGCAAGATTCAAAAGTGTTCGTATAATCTTGTTCTTCGCTGCTGAAACAAAACAGCGAAACGAAGCAAGCAGTATCAGTGGTGGCTGTAGCTCAGTTGGTAGAGTCCAGGATTGTGATTCCTGTCGTCGTGGGTTCGAGTCCCATCAGCCACCCCAACAAATTCAAGCACTTGCAGCAGAATCAAGCTGACGTGTTACAAGTTTTGGAAGATAAGATTCCAAAATTTGGAAGATGTATCGAGCAAGGCCCGCCACTGAGCGGGCCTTTTTGCGTTCCGCACATTTGGGGTTACATTGGCAATGAACTCACGCGGTAAAGGCATAAAGCAATGGATATTGAAACGGGCCGCTGATATAGCCAACGCGAAATCTCGTAGCCGCGCAAATCGTGCAGGCGTCGTTATCAAGGACATAGGGATCATTTCTGATGGCGATGCGGAGACAGCGTTCTACATAGAGGAAGGCTTCCCTGGAGGTCTTGAATTGCACAACGTTGTTTCGCGCGGCACACGGAGCGTTGTAGTTGTTGGGCAGGGTAGCGGTGATCGGAAAAACGATGGGGAAAGCTCAATGAAAGTTTCGATTTCTGGTGAAAGCAACGTGGTAGGTGGCCATACTGGAATTTCGGTGCCGAATGACTCCAGCACGGAGATAGCGATCGGCGATAAAGCATCGGTGTCCGGTGGCGTTTATGGCATCAATGAGCGTGATGCAATAGTCGACGAGCTCAAGAAAATTCTCCCGCCGGAAACACCGCATGAAGCGATCGAAGATGCTCTCGATGCTGTCCGTAAGGTAAAAGGTGGTACGCAAGAAGAAAAGGAGGAGGCCGTTCGTGGCAGCCGTCTCCGGGAGTGGATCAAGGAATATGGAGGCGATGTGGTCGGGCTCGTAGTGAAGGCTGCGCAATCGATGATGTCGTGATCGAAGGGCGTCAGCGAGTTGCACGTACTTTTCTCTGCCGGCGCCGGTCATACGTCTTTCTCACCATGCGTTCATCGGCGTGGCCCGTCGCGTCGATAATCCGGTCGTCGCCTTCTTCCTGCCGATCCGTGACTGCCGCCGGGCGCATATCGCGCAGCGCGAACCGTTCGAACGGCACGCCGCGCGCCTGCGCTTCCTTCTCGCAGTAGCCCATCAGCCGCGACCAATTCGTGTTCCATCCGCTGCGCGTGTACACCTGGCCGGCGGTGTTGCCGAACACGTGCACGCTCGACGTGCGCTGAAGCGCGAGCGCTTCGTCGATCACTGCCTTCAGCTCGGGCGACCAAAGCACGAGCTTCACACGCTGTTGCTCGCCGGCTTTCCGTTTCCCGATCGGCACCTCGACGCCTTCCGGCTTGATGCCCTGGCGGTGCAGCTCGCGCATCTCGGTCGGCCGGCTCACGGTCAGGTATGCGGCCTGCACGCACAGCGCGAGAATCAGGTATGCCGAGCTGGGGTGTTGGTCACCAACGCTTCGCCGCGACCGTGCGACCTCGACCGCGAGCTCGATTTCGTCCTGCGTCACGTACCGCTGGCGCGGCCGCGTCGGGTTGTACTCGATGCCGCGGCACGGGTTCGTTTCGAGCTCGCCGCGGCGCCGGCCGTATTCGAGGATCGCGGATAGAAGGGCGATTTCCTTGTTCGCCTTCGCCGGCGCGCCGAGCTGCGCGCGCTGGTCGAGGTAACCGTACACGTGCTTCGGCTTAATGGCCGCCGGCGACATCGTCCCGAAGACCTTGATCAGCCGTTTCGACTCGACCCGGTTCTCGTCGAGCGTGGACTGTGCCTTGCGTCGCTCGTCGGTGTGCGGCAGGCCGTCTTGCCACTCGAAATACTGCGCGACGAGCGCCTCGACCGTTCCCGGCTCGATGGCGTTTCCGTTCAAGGCCTCCGCGCGCTCGATCGCCTGCTTGCGGATTTCGGCGAGCGCTTCCTTGTTGTGGGCCGGGGCCGACAGACGGAATGCCCATCTGCCATTGGGCAGCTTGTAGCCGAAGCTGACCTTATGTTTCCCGTAGTGGGCGTAGAGCCGGAAGGGCAAGCCGTCCGGACGTTTTCGTCGTCCGATCATGATCGCAGTGCGGCGAAGTTCGGTTCTTCTGACGCAGCGGGGCGGTTCCGGCGCGCGGGTGTTGAGGGGGCGGTGCCGTTCATGCGTGCGTCATAGTATTCGCGCGCGACGAGCGGAACGCCGGCAATGTTGACGGCGTACGGCCAATGGTTGCGCTCGAGCCAGCGTTTCATGCAGGCGTGGCTACGCGGCTTGCAGCCAACCAGCTCGGCCAGCTCCGGAGTGGTGAGATAGAGGCTCATGATTCGATCCTTCGAAATGCCACGACCCATACCCACGGGTTTATGTCCCAGCCATGCCCGCGCGCGGCGTTCAGGCTGTCCCACAGGTCGTGAAAGGCGCGGATGCTGGGCGGCCGGAACGCTCCGCCGCCGTGGCCGCGCATGTGGTGGTCGGCGATCGTCACGCCTTCGTCGCGCGCGTCCGACTCGCTGATGCTCTGGAGGCGCTCGGCGCGCACGCCGGTGATCTCGAGCGTGATGCGCGACGCCCAGCGCGGCATGTGGATGGACGGCGTCCAGCCGCGCGATTCCTTGGCGTCGAGCGCCTGGAACGTGTTGAGGTCGATGTCGACTTCGACGCGGCCGTCGTCGGCCTGGTACGCGATGCCGGCATAGCGGCGTGTCGGTCGGCTGCCTTCGAACGTCTCGGTGCCGATGCGGCGCACCTCATGCGTTTCGCGCACCCACAGACTGTCACCGACGTCGCCATGCGGACAGACGTAACATTCACCGGTGCGTGTGTGCCAGATCGCGGCCAGCTCCGGCGCGGGCGTTCCGCCGGCATATTTCACGGATCCGCCGCCGGCTGTCGTCGGCTCCCACATGCCGAGCGGATTATCGTGAGGCAGCTTGATGATTCTCCGCGTCTGTGTCTTCCGGCCTTCGAGGATGGCGCGCACCATGGGGCCGCTGAAAAGGATAGGGCGTTCCGTCACAGGTCGAGCTCCTTCGCTTCGGCGAACGTCGTCGTCGCGAGGCGCACCATTTCGCGGATGTTCGTCGACAACTTCCACGACGGGTAGGTGGTCGCGAGCTGCTCCTGCAGCCTCTTCCACTCGCCGAGCGTCATCGTCATGGTGAGCGTCATCGGCACGTCGTCGGGCCGCTGAATCTTGAACTCGGATTTCATCGTGCCTCCGGGAATTCGTCGTAAGTGCGGCCGTCGAGGTGGCGGCCGGCGGTCTTCTTGCCGACGCGATATACAGTCGGCTCGTCGTCGTAGCTCAGGCCGTCATGCTCGCCGGGCGTCATCGTGCTGAACGACCATTCGTCGCCGAACCAGTCGGCGACACGCTCGGTGCGCGTCGGCGGCCCGCCGCAGTTTTCGCCCGGCGCCCATTCGCCCCATTGCTTGAACAGGAACGGCACACCGGCGGCCGCGCATTGGTCCCGCAGATCGCGGGCCCAGTCAGGGTGCATCGGCCGCGCGCCTGGGCCGCTTTCGCCGCCGACGATCACCCAGTGCAAGCCATGCTCGGGGCTGCTCCAGCCTTGCAGGGCGCTCACGCGCAAGCCGCCCCACGGGATGGACGTGAGATCGACTGGGCCGAGCAGTGGCTCCATCGACAGGAAGCGCACGCGCGCGGGCATCGCTAGCAACTTCGGGATGTCGCGGTCGGCCTCGGCCTGGTTGACGATCGTCGCGCCGAGCCAGACGGTCGGCCACGGCAACTCGTCCCACGTGTTGAGCCCGCAGGACAGTTCGTCGACCACCTCGTTGAGCATGTCGCGCGCGTTGCCGATTCGCTTCGTGAGCAGCAGCCAGTCGAGATTCGGCGTGCGCGCGATCAGCTCGAACAGGTCGCGGCGCCACGCTGGATCGACAGCGTTGTCAAACACGTCGGCGAGCGACGCGCAGAACACGCGCTGGCGCCGGCCGTGCGCGGCGAAGAACTCCGCGTGCCGCGCGTTCCAGCGAAGCGGTTGTCGCCACGTGGCCGCCGACGTGCGAACGCGCTCACCGTGCGGCCCCCAGACGACCTTGTGCAGCCTCGTGTCCATCATGTGCTCGGCGTAGCAGTGGTCGCACCCGGGCGACACCTTCGTGCAGCCGATGAACGGATTGAAGGTGTGATCCGTCCATTCGATTTTGCTGTTCTCGCTCATGGTCTGTTGTCTGCACCGCAGTGGCGGCAATTTTCAAGGTATCGCTGTTGATCGCTGACGAAGCGGCCGCAGCCCGAGCAGTTTAGGGTGTACGCACGTGGGAACTTGCGCTTTGGCTGCAGGGCGATCCCAGTGCCGTGCAGCGCCTCGTCGCGCCTGATGTACTGCACGTCGACGGCCGGGCGCGTCTTGGCGTCGATGTACTCCTTTGGCCACGGGATATCGGTCTCGCGGATGTTGTGGTGCTGCTGCACGTCGTCCCTGGTGAAAAGCCGAGCTTTGCGCAGATCGGTCGTATAGCCGTCGGGATCGGCCCACCACATCACGTCGTTGCCGACGAACGAACGGCTGTCCTGAAGGTAGAAAAGAGCGGTCATATCTGGATGTCCACGTACTTAGTGATGAGCCGCGCTTCCTCGCTGTGGTGTCGGCGATAGACGATACGAATGCCGCCACCGAGGTCGAGCGGCCGGCCGCGGCCGTTGTCGTCGTTCAGCTCGGCCTGGTGGTCGCAGCAGACCGAGCGCAGCGTGTCTGCGAGGCCGAGGGGATCGGCCAGCAGTCGAAGCAGGAAGTCGTGGTTGACCTCGAGGATGGTTCGGGTGCTCATGCGGCGAGGTCCTCGTCGTCGATATCCATGGGCTGCTGAAAGACACGGCCGCGCTCGCCGACGGGGATCGTCACGAGGCCCGCCGCGGCGAGGAACGGATTGCGCTTCATGGCGGCGCGTGCCGCGCGAGCGGCTTCGGTTTTGATGGCGGCCGGGCACGGAACATCGGGCCCGGCGCCGACCGCCCAGACCGGCCGCCACTGAGCGCGGCCCTCGGGCGGGATCCAGTCAACGATCTGCACTTCGGTGCGGTGAATCGTCAGCAGCTCGCTGACGCGCTGCTGCGAGACACCGCAGCGTGTCACCAGCTCGCGAACGGACAGGCGCTCCCGCTCAAGAATGGCGCGCATCCTGTCCCACGCCGGCGTCGCGCGCGACCTGTAGTCGCGCTGCGCCCGCTTGAGCTTGAGCACCCGGGTGGCAAAGGTCTGGACTGACTTACGCGAATGACGCGGAAACGCTGCGTACAGAGCCTTGGACGGGATGGGGGAGGGATAGAGGCGGGCGAGCAGGCGCGCCTCGGCGGTCGTCCACAGGTTGTGCGTCGACGTCGACATGCTACGATTCCTCCGGATTTTTCCAGCGAGCACCAGATGAAAACGGTTTTCCTGATGCGTGGGTACGAGATGAATTGCACGCCACGCCCGACCGACGACGGCAAGTTCGCCGCGCAGGTCGAAGTGACGAAAGTGGGATTCAGTCGCGAGG
This DNA window, taken from Burkholderia cenocepacia, encodes the following:
- the dusA gene encoding tRNA dihydrouridine(20/20a) synthase DusA, with translation MLDWTDRHCRSFHRTLTRNTWLYTEMITTGALLFGDAQRHLAFTPSESPVALQLGGSERDDLARAAKLGEQWGYDEINLNCGCPSERVQRGAFGACLMNEPQLVAECVRAMRDAVSVPVTVKHRIGVDAVEDYAFVRDFVGTVAEAGCETFVVHARNAILKGLSPKENREIPPLKYDYAYRLKRDFPSLEIVINGGITTLDEVAQHLEHVDGVMLGREAYHNPYVLAEVDARFYGSTAAVPTREEAEAQLIEYCAAELKRGTYLGAIVRHALGLYRGMPGARGWRRVLSDNKRLARGDLAVFDEARAHLNEAEEFFEKKALQDSKVFV
- a CDS encoding DUF4224 domain-containing protein, translating into MSLYLTTPELAELVGCKPRSHACMKRWLERNHWPYAVNIAGVPLVAREYYDARMNGTAPSTPARRNRPAASEEPNFAALRS
- a CDS encoding phage Gp37/Gp68 family protein, which produces MSENSKIEWTDHTFNPFIGCTKVSPGCDHCYAEHMMDTRLHKVVWGPHGERVRTSAATWRQPLRWNARHAEFFAAHGRRQRVFCASLADVFDNAVDPAWRRDLFELIARTPNLDWLLLTKRIGNARDMLNEVVDELSCGLNTWDELPWPTVWLGATIVNQAEADRDIPKLLAMPARVRFLSMEPLLGPVDLTSIPWGGLRVSALQGWSSPEHGLHWVIVGGESGPGARPMHPDWARDLRDQCAAAGVPFLFKQWGEWAPGENCGGPPTRTERVADWFGDEWSFSTMTPGEHDGLSYDDEPTVYRVGKKTAGRHLDGRTYDEFPEAR